One window of the Paenibacillus beijingensis genome contains the following:
- the cyoD gene encoding cytochrome o ubiquinol oxidase subunit IV, which translates to MSQTHNSHGNAHGHGAHGHDAHDHSHGNIKSYTIGFILSIILTIIPMVIVFNDLLNRTATIVTIMAAAVLQLIVQLFFFMHVREGERPRWNVMALILGLFIVVVIVAGSVWIMSFNSQVQ; encoded by the coding sequence ATGAGTCAGACGCATAACAGTCACGGTAATGCGCACGGACACGGAGCGCATGGTCACGACGCTCACGATCACTCGCACGGCAACATCAAATCGTATACGATCGGGTTCATTCTGTCGATTATATTGACGATCATCCCGATGGTGATCGTGTTTAATGATTTGCTCAACCGGACGGCCACGATCGTTACGATCATGGCGGCGGCGGTTCTTCAATTGATCGTGCAATTGTTCTTCTTCATGCACGTCCGCGAAGGGGAGCGCCCGCGTTGGAATGTGATGGCTCTCATACTCGGCCTGTTTATCGTCGTCGTTATCGTGGCGGGTTCGGTATGGATCATGTCCTTCAATTCGCAGGTGCAATAA
- a CDS encoding DUF402 domain-containing protein, giving the protein MKRKFSDRANWRRILRKSYTCFTMDGDEFRGLVTFYRIHELREPLWKEYNGRKLCLADRGYLWMQHFPRGEHFVVTTMFDDKGRVVQWYIDICKTQGLTDQQVPWFDDLYLDIVVLPSGEVFLMDEDELEDAVKDGDVTRKEAAMARKTAGRLLSSIRGGRFRYFTLSLKHRKSLGERSGEVSES; this is encoded by the coding sequence ATGAAACGAAAATTTTCGGATCGGGCCAACTGGCGGCGCATTCTGCGCAAAAGCTACACCTGCTTCACGATGGATGGCGACGAGTTTAGAGGGCTGGTAACGTTCTACCGGATTCATGAGCTGCGTGAACCGTTGTGGAAAGAATATAACGGACGCAAATTATGCCTGGCCGACAGAGGCTATCTGTGGATGCAGCACTTTCCGCGCGGCGAGCACTTTGTAGTCACGACGATGTTTGACGATAAGGGACGCGTCGTGCAGTGGTATATCGACATTTGCAAAACGCAAGGTTTAACCGATCAGCAGGTGCCTTGGTTCGACGATCTTTACTTGGATATTGTCGTGCTTCCATCGGGAGAAGTGTTTCTAATGGACGAAGATGAGCTGGAGGATGCCGTCAAGGACGGCGATGTTACACGCAAGGAAGCGGCAATGGCCCGCAAGACGGCAGGCAGATTGCTTTCTTCCATCCGCGGGGGACGATTCCGCTACTTTACGCTAAGTTTAAAACACCGCAAAAGCTTAGGGGAGAGGAGTGGAGAAGTCAGCGAGTCATGA
- a CDS encoding class I SAM-dependent methyltransferase: MIVTTTEKPSASARLKAAELAGELGGKLVERRNRTLKQLSERYSDAELLVVTSGELRYYREASETPLYFHPSMAYVRVKRLRKGERDPLVELSGCRPGDSVLDCTAGLGSDAVVFSYAAGPEGAVTALESEPVLCAVVREGLKSYRTELPDVNEALRRIEMVCADHASYLTSLPDNSFDIVYFDPMFRQPVTESSALEPLRALANHEALSPETIAQAVRVARKKVVIKEKNNSPEFERLGFERCPVKKTSAVGYGVIMIEPKQCKQPT; encoded by the coding sequence ATGATTGTAACAACAACCGAAAAGCCGTCGGCGTCGGCCCGGCTTAAGGCTGCGGAGCTCGCCGGGGAGCTCGGAGGCAAGCTGGTCGAGCGTCGGAACCGGACGCTTAAGCAGCTGTCCGAGCGCTATAGCGATGCGGAGCTGCTCGTCGTCACAAGCGGCGAGCTCCGTTATTACCGCGAAGCATCGGAGACGCCGCTCTATTTTCACCCCAGCATGGCATACGTGCGCGTCAAGCGGCTGCGCAAAGGAGAGCGCGATCCCCTTGTGGAGCTGTCGGGTTGCCGCCCAGGCGATTCGGTGCTGGACTGCACGGCGGGTCTTGGTTCGGACGCTGTCGTGTTTTCTTATGCCGCCGGCCCGGAAGGCGCAGTGACGGCGCTGGAGAGCGAACCGGTGCTTTGCGCCGTCGTCCGCGAAGGGCTGAAGTCGTACCGGACGGAGCTCCCCGATGTGAACGAGGCACTGCGGCGCATCGAAATGGTGTGCGCCGATCATGCGTCGTATTTGACATCACTCCCCGACAACAGCTTCGATATCGTTTATTTCGACCCGATGTTCCGCCAGCCGGTGACGGAATCGAGCGCGCTCGAGCCGCTTCGCGCTCTGGCTAACCATGAGGCCCTTTCGCCTGAAACAATCGCCCAAGCGGTACGGGTGGCGCGCAAAAAAGTGGTTATTAAAGAAAAAAACAACAGCCCGGAATTTGAACGGCTCGGCTTTGAGCGCTGTCCCGTCAAGAAAACGTCCGCTGTCGGTTATGGAGTGATAATGATTGAACCCAAGCAATGCAAGCAGCCCACCTAA
- the hfq gene encoding RNA chaperone Hfq — protein MNKSINIQDTFLNQLRKDSIPVTVYLTNGFQIRGVIRAFDNFTIVIDTDGRQQMVYKHAISTFTPQRNVSLMQDSPVES, from the coding sequence ATGAATAAATCAATCAACATTCAGGATACGTTCTTAAACCAGCTTCGCAAAGACAGCATTCCGGTTACGGTATACCTGACGAACGGGTTTCAAATCCGCGGTGTTATCCGAGCATTCGACAACTTCACCATTGTGATCGATACGGACGGCCGTCAACAAATGGTGTACAAACATGCCATCTCGACTTTTACGCCTCAACGCAACGTTTCGCTTATGCAGGACAGCCCCGTGGAGTCTTGA
- a CDS encoding peptidylprolyl isomerase, whose protein sequence is MDKRRSMSIVSVSIAILAILVAGCGQERISGLAKSGGSKAVYSQMPDLNVNPNKSYVAYVSTTKGDFTIKLFAKEAPITVNNFIFLAQHHFYNGLKFHRIIDDFMIQTGDPKGDGTGGPGYTIPDEFDTELKFKEGIVAMANTGQPNSGGSQFFICTGSDADNLNKEPKYSIFGTIESGMETVKNIAGTPVEEGPGNTIKSKPTEEVLINSIVIKSE, encoded by the coding sequence ATGGATAAACGACGCTCCATGTCAATAGTATCGGTTTCGATTGCGATCCTTGCCATCCTCGTTGCAGGATGCGGCCAAGAAAGAATTTCCGGACTGGCCAAAAGCGGAGGCTCGAAAGCGGTCTACAGTCAAATGCCGGATTTGAATGTCAATCCGAACAAATCGTATGTCGCTTACGTCAGCACGACGAAGGGTGACTTTACGATCAAACTGTTTGCGAAAGAAGCCCCGATCACGGTGAACAATTTCATTTTCCTGGCGCAGCATCATTTTTATAACGGATTGAAGTTTCACCGCATTATCGATGACTTCATGATACAGACCGGCGATCCTAAGGGAGACGGCACCGGCGGCCCGGGATATACGATTCCGGACGAATTCGACACGGAGTTGAAGTTCAAGGAAGGCATTGTGGCGATGGCGAACACCGGCCAGCCCAATTCGGGCGGCAGCCAGTTCTTTATTTGCACCGGCAGCGACGCGGACAATTTGAATAAAGAGCCGAAATACTCCATCTTCGGCACCATTGAAAGCGGCATGGAGACGGTAAAAAATATTGCCGGAACCCCCGTTGAGGAGGGGCCGGGCAATACAATCAAAAGCAAGCCGACCGAAGAGGTCCTAATCAACTCCATCGTCATCAAAAGCGAATAA
- a CDS encoding penicillin-binding protein 1A — protein sequence MADQPRRASKKRNQKVRKGSRGKKWFYGLFFTAALAVVCGIIGYLLIILNGERILAENQSKLELTEASIVYDTSGNQVARLANENYENVEYSEIPELLKQAVIATEDKRFEEHAGIDLYGIGRALVKDIIARSAVEGASTITQQLARNLFLNRDKTFFRKATEASIAVALENKLTKDEILTMYLNRIYYGNRMYGVKLAAKYYFNSSLNDLKLWQIATLAAIPKAPNYYNPEDDPERSMQRRAVVLQLMYEQGIITKQQMDEAKAVVYKPIDHNTSTVKNKFPSFVDYAVKEAIAQTGLTEDELQLGGYKIYTTLNANAQQSVEDEFADDDNFEQSPDDQLQQAAMVIMDHSTGGIKAMLGGRGYVRKGLNRVTVPRQPGSSFKPITVYGPALDTGDYFPWSTLRDDKKCYGNYCPTDSNRIKYIGPVSMSQSVKESRNASAVWLLNEIGINKGVEFAERLGIPLSENDRNLSIGLGGLTNGVTPLQMATAYSAFANDGISVEAHTISKIVGYNGETVYEFKDKSSEQVMKPSSAAYMTEILQGVVSRGGTGSGAAIDRPVAGKTGTTQHGISGLRSSYNRDAWFVGYTPEWTAAVWMGYDKTDKEHLLKKSSKQAAAMFAEVMSKAMKDVPKTGFKSPQTDDRPDQSQDQPSAVQGLSASYDKDQAAVNLSWDTVNGDNLSYRIYRKASGESDYSRIIDSATNNAKDMNIAPGMTYEYYVTAYNSVNDKESDRSSAVRLEIPAETLNPETLPPDAGGGGDMVEPVPGPDGNGNGNGKGNGNGKGKDGGNGNGKDSEGGFSEGTDSGGPTGADSGNGSADGDQGTNGGTETPADVPPVEGEGETGVEPVPSAETAVPDTTDSGAAGESTN from the coding sequence ATGGCTGATCAACCAAGAAGAGCATCGAAAAAGAGAAACCAGAAAGTTCGCAAAGGCAGCCGCGGAAAGAAATGGTTTTACGGTTTGTTTTTTACGGCTGCGCTTGCGGTCGTGTGCGGCATTATCGGATATTTGCTTATCATTTTGAACGGGGAGCGCATTCTTGCCGAAAACCAAAGCAAGCTGGAGCTGACCGAGGCATCGATCGTGTATGACACGAGCGGCAATCAGGTGGCCCGCTTGGCAAATGAAAACTACGAGAACGTCGAGTATTCCGAAATTCCCGAGCTGCTTAAGCAAGCTGTTATCGCAACTGAGGATAAGCGGTTCGAAGAGCATGCCGGCATCGACCTGTACGGTATCGGCCGCGCGCTCGTCAAAGACATCATCGCCCGCAGCGCGGTTGAGGGGGCCAGCACGATCACCCAGCAGCTTGCGCGAAATTTGTTCCTGAACCGGGACAAAACGTTTTTCCGCAAAGCGACGGAAGCTTCCATTGCGGTCGCGCTGGAGAACAAGCTGACGAAAGATGAAATATTGACGATGTATTTAAACCGGATTTATTACGGCAACCGGATGTACGGCGTGAAGCTGGCGGCAAAATATTACTTCAACAGCAGCCTGAACGATTTGAAGCTGTGGCAGATCGCCACGCTCGCCGCCATTCCGAAGGCGCCCAACTACTACAATCCGGAGGATGATCCCGAACGTTCGATGCAGCGCAGGGCGGTCGTGCTGCAGCTGATGTATGAGCAGGGAATTATTACGAAACAGCAAATGGATGAAGCAAAGGCTGTCGTTTACAAGCCGATTGATCACAATACAAGCACGGTAAAAAACAAGTTCCCTTCTTTCGTCGATTACGCGGTGAAAGAGGCGATCGCGCAAACCGGATTAACCGAAGACGAGCTTCAGCTCGGCGGGTATAAAATCTATACGACGCTGAACGCCAACGCTCAGCAATCGGTTGAAGACGAATTTGCCGACGACGACAATTTTGAACAAAGTCCGGACGACCAACTGCAGCAGGCTGCGATGGTTATTATGGACCACAGCACGGGCGGCATCAAAGCGATGCTCGGCGGACGCGGATATGTGCGCAAGGGGCTCAACCGGGTAACGGTTCCGCGCCAGCCGGGGTCTTCGTTCAAGCCGATTACCGTCTACGGGCCCGCCTTGGACACAGGCGATTATTTCCCGTGGTCGACGCTGCGGGACGATAAAAAATGCTACGGCAATTACTGCCCTACGGATTCCAACAGAATCAAATATATCGGTCCCGTGTCGATGAGCCAGTCGGTCAAGGAATCGCGCAACGCTTCCGCGGTATGGCTGCTGAACGAAATCGGCATTAACAAAGGCGTCGAATTTGCCGAAAGGCTTGGCATTCCGCTTTCGGAAAACGACCGGAATTTGTCCATCGGGCTTGGCGGTTTGACGAACGGGGTGACGCCGCTGCAAATGGCGACGGCGTACAGCGCGTTTGCCAATGACGGAATATCGGTGGAGGCTCATACGATTTCGAAAATCGTGGGCTACAATGGCGAAACGGTATATGAGTTCAAGGATAAATCATCCGAGCAGGTCATGAAGCCGTCGAGCGCCGCTTATATGACGGAAATTTTGCAGGGTGTCGTTTCCCGGGGAGGCACGGGCAGCGGAGCGGCCATCGATCGCCCTGTAGCAGGCAAGACGGGGACGACACAGCACGGCATAAGCGGACTTCGTTCCAGCTACAACCGCGATGCCTGGTTTGTAGGGTACACGCCGGAATGGACGGCTGCCGTTTGGATGGGGTATGATAAAACGGATAAGGAGCATCTGCTCAAGAAAAGCAGCAAGCAGGCGGCGGCCATGTTTGCCGAAGTGATGTCAAAGGCGATGAAAGATGTGCCGAAGACCGGGTTTAAATCGCCGCAAACGGATGACCGGCCGGATCAGAGCCAAGACCAGCCGTCCGCAGTGCAAGGTCTAAGCGCGTCTTACGATAAAGATCAAGCGGCGGTGAATTTAAGCTGGGATACGGTGAACGGCGACAATCTCTCATACCGGATATACCGCAAGGCTTCCGGTGAGTCTGATTATTCGCGCATCATCGATTCTGCAACCAATAACGCTAAAGATATGAACATTGCCCCGGGGATGACGTACGAATATTACGTCACCGCCTATAATTCCGTAAACGATAAGGAAAGCGACCGATCGTCCGCTGTCCGCCTCGAAATTCCTGCCGAAACGTTGAATCCGGAAACGTTGCCTCCTGATGCCGGAGGCGGCGGGGATATGGTTGAACCGGTCCCCGGCCCGGACGGCAACGGGAATGGGAACGGTAAAGGCAATGGCAATGGCAAAGGGAAAGACGGCGGGAATGGAAACGGGAAAGACAGCGAAGGCGGCTTTTCCGAAGGCACTGACAGCGGCGGTCCGACCGGAGCCGACAGCGGAAACGGATCGGCCGATGGAGATCAGGGCACAAACGGCGGTACGGAGACTCCTGCCGACGTTCCGCCCGTTGAAGGAGAAGGCGAAACCGGCGTAGAGCCGGTACCGAGCGCCGAAACGGCTGTCCCGGATACAACCGATTCCGGCGCCGCGGGCGAGTCAACGAATTGA
- the cyoC gene encoding cytochrome o ubiquinol oxidase subunit III, whose protein sequence is MNHHIVSPEVHEHHTQEQESMKMLGFWIFLVTDVILFGTLFATYVVLVHNTAGGPDGKELFELPGIVAETFILLTSSFTSGIAVLQMQAKKVNGMIFWLIITALLGLSFIYLEISEFVKMVHEGATISTSAFLSAFFTLVGTHGVHVSVGIGWVIALMIQLKKYGITTVTKRKITNFSLYWHFLDVVWIFLFTVVYLIGVM, encoded by the coding sequence ATGAACCACCATATCGTATCGCCTGAGGTGCACGAGCATCATACGCAAGAGCAGGAATCGATGAAAATGCTCGGTTTCTGGATTTTCCTCGTTACCGACGTCATCCTGTTCGGAACGCTGTTTGCAACGTACGTCGTTCTTGTCCATAATACAGCCGGGGGTCCGGACGGCAAGGAACTGTTTGAACTTCCGGGAATTGTGGCCGAAACGTTCATTCTGCTGACCAGCAGCTTTACAAGCGGCATCGCAGTTCTGCAGATGCAGGCGAAGAAAGTGAACGGCATGATTTTCTGGCTGATCATCACCGCCTTGCTCGGATTGTCTTTTATTTATCTTGAAATTTCCGAGTTCGTAAAGATGGTGCACGAAGGCGCAACGATATCTACCAGCGCATTCCTGTCGGCGTTTTTCACGCTGGTCGGCACGCACGGCGTTCACGTATCCGTCGGTATCGGCTGGGTGATCGCCTTGATGATCCAATTGAAAAAATACGGCATTACCACGGTTACGAAACGTAAAATTACGAATTTCAGCTTGTATTGGCACTTTTTGGACGTCGTGTGGATTTTCCTTTTCACCGTCGTCTATCTGATAGGGGTGATGTAA
- a CDS encoding ubiquinol oxidase subunit II produces MWKARKRLRNIAAIAMGVIAMAALTGCDANLLVFDSKGPVAAEIESLIWISILLCAVIVIPVIGLFAFIVWRYRDKPGNKAPYKPDWSHSTTLETIWWGIPIVIIILLGFFTVRTTYALVEPPKDTKAEPITIQVTSLDWKWLFQYPDLGIATVNYLHIPEDVPIQFVMTSDAAMNSFWVPQLAGQMYTMPGMAMRMWVQADEPGVFSGKGANFSGEYFERMQFNVVSQTESEFNNWVAESKKSTQTLDQAAYAKLSEKNTMGEQTFGSMDQNLFAQIVLKNGGHHHPNNGLDIRGQFPLHGTDSDGADHSGGSADGNHDMSNMNHDMSDKDMHK; encoded by the coding sequence ATGTGGAAAGCCCGCAAGCGGCTCCGGAACATCGCAGCGATTGCGATGGGAGTAATTGCAATGGCCGCACTTACGGGGTGTGACGCCAATTTGCTCGTTTTTGATTCAAAGGGACCGGTTGCAGCAGAAATCGAGAGCCTCATTTGGATTTCCATCCTCCTGTGCGCGGTTATCGTCATTCCGGTAATCGGATTGTTCGCGTTTATCGTCTGGCGCTACAGGGACAAGCCCGGCAATAAAGCGCCGTACAAACCGGACTGGTCGCACAGCACGACGCTCGAAACGATCTGGTGGGGGATACCGATCGTCATCATTATTTTGCTTGGATTTTTCACGGTCCGGACCACTTATGCGTTGGTTGAGCCGCCTAAAGACACCAAGGCGGAGCCGATTACGATTCAAGTGACCTCTTTGGACTGGAAATGGTTGTTTCAATACCCCGATCTAGGGATTGCAACGGTCAATTACCTTCATATTCCCGAAGATGTGCCGATTCAGTTCGTGATGACTTCAGATGCCGCGATGAACTCCTTCTGGGTTCCGCAGCTCGCAGGTCAGATGTACACGATGCCCGGCATGGCGATGAGAATGTGGGTTCAAGCCGATGAGCCCGGCGTATTCTCGGGCAAAGGCGCCAATTTTTCCGGCGAATATTTTGAAAGAATGCAGTTCAATGTTGTTTCCCAAACGGAAAGTGAATTCAATAATTGGGTTGCGGAATCGAAAAAGTCCACTCAGACGCTTGATCAAGCCGCCTATGCGAAGCTTTCGGAGAAAAACACAATGGGCGAGCAGACGTTCGGGTCGATGGATCAGAATTTGTTTGCCCAAATCGTCCTGAAGAACGGAGGCCACCATCATCCGAACAACGGACTCGATATCCGCGGCCAGTTCCCGCTTCACGGAACCGATTCGGACGGCGCAGATCATTCGGGCGGCTCTGCGGACGGCAACCATGATATGTCCAATATGAATCATGATATGTCCGATAAGGACATGCACAAATAG
- a CDS encoding cbb3-type cytochrome c oxidase subunit I, protein MLDKIKDFAADFFVTGDPLIYGADVSIVLVTIAIVFVLTYFKKWGWLWREWLTTVDHKRIGIMYLIASLLMLFRGGVDALLMRTQLALPDIPFLKAEHYNEIFTTHGTIMILFMAMPMMFALFNMVVPLQIGARDVAYPFLNALSFWLFFLGAMLLNLSFVIGGSPNAGWLSYPPLSELSGSPGVGQNFYIWGIQISGIGSLATGINFLVTILKMRAPGMKLMKMPLFTWSVFSTCVTIIFAFPILTITLALLFIDRYFGAHFFTMDGGGMPMMYINLIWMWGHPEVYIVILPAFGIFSEIVATFSKKTIFGYKSMVFAMMIISILSFFTWVHHFFTMGSSADVNAFFAISTMAIAIPTGVKVFNWLFTMFRGRITIKQPMLWTLGFIPCFLIGGATGVMLAVAPADFQYHNSYFLIAHFHQVLIGGVVFGYLAGMYYWWPKLFGFKLDEKIGTWAFWLWNIGFYVCFLPQYWLGLDGMTRRVYTYSWDTGWASLNFISTIGAFLMGAGFILQVWQIVYSIRKGERDTTGDPWDGRTLEWSIPSPPAHYNFAVTPDGSHMDAWWHVKQQLKAGIKPPKQELEPIHMPKNSAVPIVMSTFWFIAGFGFTFGWNWMGISGLIGVIVCLFVRSFTYDVDYYIPVDEVKKTEAKMGRAI, encoded by the coding sequence ATGTTAGATAAAATAAAAGACTTTGCCGCCGATTTCTTCGTAACCGGCGATCCGCTTATTTACGGTGCGGACGTTTCGATCGTGCTGGTTACGATTGCCATTGTGTTCGTCCTTACCTATTTCAAAAAGTGGGGATGGCTGTGGCGTGAATGGCTGACGACCGTCGACCATAAACGAATCGGCATTATGTATTTGATCGCATCGCTGCTCATGCTGTTCCGCGGCGGGGTCGACGCCCTGCTGATGCGGACGCAGCTGGCGCTTCCGGACATTCCGTTTCTGAAGGCCGAGCACTACAATGAAATTTTCACGACGCACGGCACCATTATGATTTTGTTTATGGCGATGCCGATGATGTTCGCTTTGTTCAACATGGTCGTGCCGCTGCAAATCGGGGCGCGCGACGTTGCGTATCCTTTTCTTAACGCACTGAGCTTCTGGCTGTTCTTTCTCGGCGCGATGCTGCTCAATCTGTCGTTTGTTATCGGCGGATCTCCGAATGCAGGATGGCTCAGTTATCCGCCTCTTTCCGAATTGTCGGGAAGTCCCGGCGTCGGACAAAACTTTTACATTTGGGGTATTCAAATTTCCGGTATCGGATCGCTTGCGACAGGCATCAACTTCCTCGTCACGATTTTAAAAATGCGTGCGCCGGGCATGAAGCTGATGAAAATGCCGCTGTTTACATGGTCCGTATTTTCGACTTGCGTAACAATCATTTTCGCATTCCCGATTCTGACGATTACGCTGGCGCTGCTGTTTATTGACCGTTATTTCGGCGCCCATTTCTTTACGATGGACGGCGGCGGCATGCCGATGATGTATATCAACCTGATCTGGATGTGGGGCCATCCCGAAGTTTACATCGTTATCCTGCCGGCATTCGGCATTTTCTCCGAAATTGTCGCCACGTTCTCGAAGAAAACGATTTTCGGCTACAAATCGATGGTGTTCGCCATGATGATTATTAGCATCCTGTCGTTCTTTACGTGGGTGCATCACTTCTTTACGATGGGCTCAAGCGCGGACGTCAACGCATTCTTTGCGATATCGACGATGGCGATCGCGATACCGACAGGCGTGAAAGTATTCAACTGGCTCTTCACGATGTTCAGAGGCCGGATTACAATTAAGCAGCCGATGCTGTGGACGCTCGGATTCATTCCGTGTTTCCTGATCGGCGGCGCAACCGGGGTTATGCTGGCCGTCGCGCCGGCCGACTTCCAGTACCATAACAGTTACTTCCTGATTGCCCACTTCCACCAAGTGCTGATCGGCGGCGTAGTCTTCGGATATTTGGCCGGCATGTACTACTGGTGGCCGAAGCTGTTCGGCTTCAAGCTGGACGAAAAAATCGGCACCTGGGCGTTCTGGCTGTGGAACATCGGCTTCTACGTCTGCTTCCTGCCGCAGTACTGGCTCGGCCTGGACGGCATGACGCGCCGTGTATACACGTACAGCTGGGATACGGGCTGGGCGTCGCTTAACTTTATTTCCACGATCGGCGCATTCCTGATGGGTGCCGGCTTCATTCTACAAGTGTGGCAAATCGTGTACAGCATCCGCAAAGGCGAGCGCGACACGACGGGCGATCCGTGGGACGGACGCACGCTGGAATGGTCGATTCCTTCGCCGCCTGCACATTATAACTTTGCTGTAACGCCGGACGGAAGCCATATGGATGCATGGTGGCATGTCAAGCAGCAGCTGAAAGCAGGCATCAAGCCTCCGAAACAGGAGCTGGAGCCGATTCATATGCCGAAAAACTCCGCCGTTCCGATCGTAATGTCGACGTTCTGGTTTATTGCGGGCTTCGGGTTTACATTCGGATGGAACTGGATGGGCATTTCCGGTTTGATCGGCGTCATCGTCTGCTTGTTCGTCCGTTCGTTCACTTATGACGTTGACTATTACATTCCGGTCGATGAGGTTAAAAAAACCGAAGCTAAAATGGGGAGGGCGATCTAA
- the miaA gene encoding tRNA (adenosine(37)-N6)-dimethylallyltransferase MiaA, with product MAAENRKAAGDKPRLLVLIGPTAIGKTELSLTLAKSLNAEIISGDSMQVYRGMNIGTAKIPEEQRQGIPHHLIDIRDPEEPYSAADFQEACTSLIADITARGNLPFIVGGTGLYIESVCYGYRFSEASADEAFREEQQRYADTYGPEALHAKLGAVDPESAERLHPNDTRRIIRALEVHHLTGETKSAHLAGQKKESPYEVCIIGLAMDRAKLYRRIEQRVDLMLEQGLVQEVEELLRTGVSTSAVAMQGLGYKEMIPYLEGERTLEESVALLKRDTRRFAKRQLSWFRHMDNIHWIEAEQNLDKKLQLIHAIIAGKF from the coding sequence ATCGCTGCGGAAAACCGCAAGGCCGCGGGAGATAAGCCCCGGCTGCTTGTGCTGATCGGCCCGACCGCCATCGGCAAGACGGAACTGAGCCTTACGCTTGCCAAGTCGCTGAATGCGGAAATTATTTCCGGCGATTCAATGCAGGTTTACCGGGGTATGAATATTGGGACTGCGAAAATTCCCGAAGAGCAGCGGCAGGGGATTCCGCATCACCTGATTGATATCCGCGATCCGGAGGAGCCTTATTCCGCTGCGGATTTTCAGGAAGCGTGCACCTCTTTGATCGCTGATATAACGGCAAGAGGCAATCTCCCTTTTATTGTGGGAGGCACGGGACTTTACATTGAATCGGTCTGCTACGGTTACCGCTTCTCCGAAGCGAGCGCGGACGAGGCATTCCGCGAGGAGCAGCAGCGCTACGCCGATACGTACGGACCCGAGGCGCTGCATGCAAAGCTTGGTGCTGTCGATCCCGAATCTGCCGAGAGGCTTCATCCGAACGATACCCGCCGGATTATTCGCGCGCTTGAGGTCCACCATCTGACCGGAGAAACGAAATCCGCCCATCTTGCCGGACAAAAAAAAGAATCGCCCTACGAAGTTTGTATTATCGGTCTTGCGATGGATCGCGCCAAGCTGTACCGGCGCATCGAGCAGCGGGTCGATCTTATGCTGGAACAGGGGTTGGTGCAAGAAGTCGAGGAATTGCTCCGCACGGGCGTATCAACAAGCGCGGTCGCCATGCAGGGGCTTGGATATAAAGAAATGATCCCCTACTTGGAAGGGGAGCGGACTTTGGAGGAGTCTGTCGCACTGCTGAAGCGGGATACCCGTCGGTTTGCCAAACGCCAGCTCTCCTGGTTTCGCCATATGGACAATATTCACTGGATTGAAGCGGAACAAAATTTAGACAAGAAATTACAGCTGATTCATGCTATAATAGCAGGAAAGTTTTAG